Sequence from the Hirundo rustica isolate bHirRus1 chromosome 9, bHirRus1.pri.v3, whole genome shotgun sequence genome:
ATATGTGATTGAGATTCTGCTTCTTATCCTTCCTTCTCAAAGATCAGGAGCTCTGTTGAGAATGGTGGTGTAGAGCTCAGAGAAGAGCAAAATGAGAACTCTCACATGTGAAACATCTAGCAAGAATAAACAAGGACAGGTGATCAGAAACTGAAtgaaaaacttggaaaaaataatcaccTGTATTTTCTAGTTaaactattttgttttcttgatggAATATTTAAACTTTTATAAATTGAAGTTGTCATTTCAAAACCACATTTTGACATAGCATGTCAAGTTTCTTTAACCACtcctaacaaaaaaaaaatgccaaaaaaacccaaccaaacaaaaacaaccaaccaaaccaaaaaaactccacccaacccacaaaaaaattaaaaataaaaagcccccAAAGCTAAAGCTGAATAGTTttgaagctgaaggaaaatggTAATTTCTAGATGAAATTTAAGCTtacactttcattttttttatgcttCAAAATGACTGCCAGGGTTCACATGTTTATGCATGCACAAGACAAATCAAGATTTCATTGGCAAGATTCATTGAAGTTTTTGAACACCTATTTTGgaacttatttttctctttacttgGCTTTTAGAGTAGTTTCCTAAGAAAATGAGATCTTGAAGGTGTTGCTCTCTAGCAGACAGTCCTGGCCTCGCTCCATCGAGTGAATTTGTTATTCAAGATAGGGGTAGAAGTTTGATTAATGATTAAAATGACTCCATATCTCCTTGACACTGATGGAGAAAGAAGATTCAGATCTGTGTCTATGCTAAAAATACTATATACTCCCTTAGTTAGGAGCCACATATCTGACCAGCACAGTTTTGGGTAGGTCTAAGCTCATTCCTCCTCATTTTGACTTGGATTTGCTCAAAAGGTGAGGCAGGAGCTACATTTACTGCAATGACTCAtcattaaagaaaagcaaaaatacaaaggaaaattatgCTGGTCTAAAGCAACTTGTTCAGACCTCTTCTTGAATAATTCCTTCTGCCCTCTGAAACTGCACCATGAACACTTTGCTTCACAGCTTAGGAGAAAACCTTCTTTCCACTgcacagaattttatttttcatttgtaaggTACATAGCCCTCATTATCTGATTGCTCTAAATGCTGCAGGGCACTCActggggtggctgcaggagAAGAAACAGGTGTTTCTTATAGGAGAGGTTACTGTGGGACACAGCTAAGGGAACCTCTCTGATAAACATCAGTGCACGTAATAAGACCTGATCTGATTTACAGGTATTGGTGATTCCACTATGGCTTTTTTCCTGATTGCTTCCTGAAATACCTCCAAGCCTGGATAACCAGCAGGTTCAGAAACCACTGTTCACAAGTGTGGTCAGCCTCGTGTATTTCTCTGCACCCCAGGCAACTGAGAAAGTGTATTTCTGCTCCAGAAAATCCATATATAAGGCCTCCCCCTCAGCTGCACCTTTGCATGCAGGCTGCTCTCCAGGAACTGGTGCATTTCTCCAACATGTGAcctgaaaaaaacaacttgATTTGTACCCACTGTGCATGTGGCTTGAGGGAACTCTCAGAAGTCTCTCATGATGAGTCCCAAAGATTTGAGAACCTCCTCTGAGCACAGGCTGCCTGTTCTGTGAGGTGTCAGGACAGAAGGATCACGCAGAACTAACCTGAAACCCACTGAATCCAGATGACGTCGTATCTTTGTGGGGCTGGTGTGAATTCCTGGAGGCTTTTGCAGTAATACATCTCTACCCTGTCCTCCTTGCCCTGCAGGTAGTTCGGGACCTCAGCCAGGAAATTCTCCATCATATCCACCAGCTCCACACTCTTGAAAACCGGCAGCAGGACGTGCTTGCTGATCCGACCTATCCCAGAGCCGCAGTCCAGGGCGCGGCTGGTGCCAGCTTTCCCCACCCCCTGTGGGATGCAAGAAAATGATTTGAAATCCAAAAAATATCACCTGAAAAAATCACAGCAACCGTGTTACCCACTCTGTCCAGCCAGCCTGGTGTCTTCTCTCCTCGTCTTTGCAGGGCTGTTGGGAGATTGATAAGAATCAGCACAGATTTGGGTACCGCTgtctgagctgagctgagctgggctgtaacattcctgggctgctgctgctgggacttCTCACTGCATTTACTGCTGTACAGGAAGTTTTTTGCTTGGTGTaagaagagacagagtcttccACAAGCTCCTAGCTTTCTCAGAAGATCCACTACTCTTTGTAAAGTCCTTGCATCTTCAAATGTTCACACCTCACAGGCAACTACGTGGCTAGATAAGCCTCATTCTGTGCCCTGTTAAGGCctaattaaaaagcaaataactCCATGCAAGCAGTAacttctgcagcacagagctcccGAGGTGCCCACGGGCATTTCTGCAGACACACAGAATCCCTGGGATCAAAGTGCAGTTCTCAAAACAAATTATGTTTGAACAAAGATCTTGGAGTGGTAGGTGACTTATGACAACTCAAGAAGTTTGGGCTGGAGCATATACAGAAGTTCTCTTTTAGGCATAGAGACAGGAAAGATGATGGACTAGGTTTTGCTTAACTGTTCCTTTTCTCTTCATAAATGTCATCTTTGGACAGAGATCAGACATGAAAAAATGTGGCACAAAGGCTGTGACtatgagaaaataatgaagcGCTGTAAAAGAACCTTTATAATGGAAGCTGTATTTCACCCCTAAAGCTTCCATTCTAGCTATAAAACAGCTCTTAAGAGCCTGCTGCTGTTCTGTAAAACAGAAATTCCGAGTGCACACATGCACTGACTGTGGGATAGGAGCTCCCCTGGCCAAAGTTATCTGttaaacaaatatattaaaagcaaATGTAAACACCTCTTCCCTGTCCTCTGGAACTGAATGTTGAAGTGAAAGCTGTGGGCCAAAGTCCCTGCTGCAACTTCACTGCACTCTAAGGAAATAAGTCCAGGAAGAGTCTTGCTCTTCTTACTTATTGGGAGACCCCCCCTTTGTAATGAACCAAGCATAAATCATGTAACTCACACTCTTTTGGCCTGGCTTCAGTGGGTAATTCAGTAAATTATTAAGGTCAAAGGACAGCACTGTCAATGACATGACTATGAATAGCCCAGGCGAGCATCTGATTACACGGAGTAATTGTAGAAAGAGCACACACGGCCCTCAAGGGCTCTCACCAGCCTCCAaggctgctgctcccaattTGTATGCCCAGGAAGATTAATCTCCTGATGTGTGCACGAATCCACAGACCTTCAACCCTATTGGGCTCTGGAGACTACCTGTTTGTAGTTAGCCAGAAGATGGGAGCCATTCCTCATGCACAGGCTGCACTTAGGAGCACGTGGCTTTTACTGAGGACCAGACTAAGAGGTAACAAGGAGTTCAGGAATGGAGAAGGAACAGCATCTTGGATCTTTACAAGGTGGATTTCCATATTGCTGGCTGGCAGATACATACAGGTCTACACTGATGGGATGAACTAAAAATCTTTGAGGAAGCTGTTGAGAAAACTGGGATGATTTACCAAAGCCACCAACAGAATTTGACAAAAAGCCAGGTAATTCCTTCAACACTTGTTTCACAGGATCTGCAGTCACAGTATCTCGCTCAAAACAGGGAATTCATCTCCCATGAGACATCACAGCAAGGACCTCTGATGACACATTCCCGTGTGCCAttgagaagaaggaaagggaacagTCTTGGGAGATGAAGTCTGAGAAGGACTGAGAAGGAGTGAGAGCTTTGAGCAGTCAGTTGAGAAGCCCTGAGAAACACTACGGCTCCATTTGTAATGAAAATGTTGACATAATTCCATGTTCAGCtaatatattttcagtttgGAAGTGCTCAGGGCTTTGACAGAGtattaacattttctttggaaGGCAAACATTTTCCCAAAAGTCTAATTGAGTTGAAAATCAGactccttatttaaaaaaatagtataaGTGAAAACTGTAAGCCAGAACAGGCTTCAAAATTTGAGACTGACTGCTCCTCTGACTACTTGCTTCCCATTACTCAGAAGCGCTGTCCTTTAGGACACATATACACCCCAAAATTGTTCTCTAAAGCTAAATAGGACACTCATAAATTTCACTCGGAATAAAAGAGCTGGGGGATATGTTCGACTTGGTCTTGGAAGCGCAGAAAGGCAGTGAAGCTATGTAGGACAAAAAAAGGGATCAGAGTTcaagaaagagataaaaatccCAGTGGTTTTccttctaaataaataaaaaaagagcacaTTTTCAACAACATCTCTTCTATCACCCTGATCAAACTggagaaaaatcactttcaagAAGTTTTCACTCAGCAAGTAACCGATCACGCAGGTGAGTtgggggcaggagagggagaaagcgttgagggcagagagggagcTATAAAGTCAATATAATCTCCATCTGTAATATTTTACACACCTACAGCTCACAGCCGACGCTGAATTAAtgcttcctttgttttctttattttcctttttactcaGTACCTCCGGATTAGGCACTTGGAAACACAGTGGCTGTGTGGACATGGAGGCATTAGCACGCCGCCATAAATATGCAGGGCTGTAGCTGTGCTGATAACCCTGCGGCTGAGACAGCCTGGAGCTTGTCTGCAGAGCGCTGCTGGCTCAAGCCATGTTGCTCTTGGTTTGAGTTCTGCCCACACACACATCAAACCTCTTAACTCGAGCACAGTGGCACTTTCAACTCCATTCGACTCGCCCGCGAAGGAGAGGCTAAAATATAAGTGAAGCCCTCAAGTCCCTTTCTGTAATTCCTTCCATGTGCCCGGGCAAGATGAATTCTCCAACGGTAAAGAAATCTGTAGCTCAGTTTACAGTGGTGCTAAGGATCATGCTAAGAAATGCCATACCTGAAGGTATGCAACATCAGTCATGGAAGGGAAATGTCACTGTGTGGCATTTCCACGCCAGCCAAACTAACTCAAGAGGGGTAATTTGAGTGGAACCGGGCAAGTATTTTTTTAGGGAGCACCGGCTTTGCCAGAATGTAAAgttttaaatgaataaaactCTCTGTGAAACTGGTATTTCAAATCTAGAGAATAGTTTTTAGCCAAAAAAACATGGGAAAGAATGTTGAAAATgtcaaagtactttttttttttttcataactttcaaggaaaaaaagaaaccaaacttGTCAACTTTTCATTTctaaagagcatttttttttttattttggaactGACTTGAGCTcttgaaaacaaagggaaaagttTTTCAGAGggtgaaacaataaaaaaattgttcagtTGATCTGAAAcaaattttcctattttccaaTTTTGTTAGACTTCTcttaataaaagagaaagtacATTATGGTGAAGCAGATTGGTTTTTTCTATCTTGATCACCTTATGGGTTTAAAATCAATATTCATAGAGCCATAAACCTGTAAGACAGTTAAGTCACTTTATTATAAAGTCACTGCTACAAAAAAGCCACTAAATATCTGTATCTGGTTGAGCAGTATTCAAATTTCAGTagtatgaaaggaaaataaaccataGGAAACATAATGAATTGGCTACATCTCAACAGAGGACAGGCTTTAACAAACTAAATCAGAATAAGCAAAAGGTGGAGACTcctctctgttccttttttatttttttgttccttgATCTTGGCCATTCAGAGTATCCTTTCTATCCCTAGCTAATTATAGGAGTAGTAATTTTGCTCTGGAGTATTTTGTATCTGTCATCACAGCTGATGCATTGGGTATGATTCCTCCTTGGCATGTGAAACTCTGTCACAGACTGTACATCTTTCCTTTTCAGGTCTTGGAGAGGAGAAAGTGTAACAGTGTGACACAAACCTGCCGCAGGAAACTGCATCTATGTGATGTCTAGGAAGGGTGAAAACTCCCCCTGAGCACACACTTATGCAATGCTTGAATTCCGCAAATGTCCTTAAAACAAGACTTAAATAAGATTTAAGGAATGTGCCTCGACcgcatttcatttttcttccgAAAGTGCCGTTTTCAGAAACGTCATTCAGAAATGTTAAGAGCAGGTTCAGCTCCTTACTGAGCTTGCTTTGCGTTTTCTCATTTTGTGTTTATTGACAGCGTGGTACAGAGAGGCTCTGAGAAGCCTTTTTTGCCTCAGCATTAATACAAATGATTTCTGATACAGAAAATTGCAGCTATTCACTTGTGTTTTGCTGGCTCACGCTCCCAAAAGTCTCCCTCTATCGAGTTCAGCAAACTTTGCCATCGCTTGCCCTTCACTGCTCTGCATGATTTCTATCTGTTGTCAAGCCACACTCATTTTCCATCATAATCCATTTAaactgtgcctttttttttttttttttccatatacaACATCTAATTAACCCATTGAGCTTTCTTCCCACAGTGGATCATTCAGGCTAAAAAAAGGTCATCTGGCTTTCCCAAATTTGTACATTTgagcagaaaattaaagatCTACAGTAGTATTATATAGAACTAGTAATTTTGTCAGCAGGAGAACTTAACAAATTTGTTTGTGGATTCTTTAACATCTAATACTGTTATTGAGCTGATTTAGCAGGCTCCTTCcctgggaagagggaagggcagTCCGAAAACCATCAGGCCACACTTCTAAAGATTTTCAGATTTCCAAAGACAGTTTTAGGACTCAACAGGATTTTCAGAAACCTAAGGACCAAAGTGATACTGCTCTTAAAATCCCACTTGGCATGTCCTTGCGATGTTTACAGACCTTTAGCCATCTGCCTGAAAAGGTGTTCAGTGACACTGGAATGTTTATTTTGCCTAATGTGTAGCTTATTCTATGTACTTCCAATGTGTGGGAGATGGTGAGCTTTGTTGCAGCATTCTCAGAAATATCTAAAAATAGGCAAACCAGAAACTGATCATTTAGTCTCAGCTAGTGTCCCAAATGGACTGCAAGGATTTGCACAGACAAATCTGCCACTGAAGCCAACAAGGAATTTTATCACGAAAGGTCCCAGTCCTGCACTCAGAATTAATCCCTCACTCATCCCCAGCTACAAGAACTATTTGCACAATCCCCATTGCAGCTTGGGAGCATTAGAAAAGGATGTAAAACAGGTAAATAATGATGTAAGACCAGGCAAAATGTGTATGCATGGTGATGAATGACCTAGCAGAAGACATGACCAGACCCAACGACAGTGGTGACCTGTGACTGCAAATCAGATGTGACATACGGTGCCATTTAAATCAGGTGTGGCTGGACAACGTGCACGTCATTTTTGACACATCACCACTGCTTCTTGCAGAAGATGAGATTAAATGACTCACCCCAACAAACTTCCTGAGAAATTCTCGGGAGGATTCAACGTCCGTGTTGGAGAGCTCGATGTAGTCTCCCATCATTCCCTCTTCCGTGGCGGGCACCTCCCGGTAGAAGTGTTTGGCCCTGGCGTAGAACTGCATCTCCCCGTTGATGACTTGACTTGTCAGAGCGTAAAGTTTCACTGCAAGCAGATAAATCATCATTTTATTGTTAGTGACAGATACTTCTGGCTCAGTTAATTGTGGAGGCACGACGGTGAAGACCTGTAAATTTAAGTAGGGCCCTCAAAAGACCAAATCTGTTTCTAAAGCAGTGGTGGAAGGAAAGATGTTGGATTGAATCCTACAAGACCTTGAAGGGATCTAGCTCTCCTCATGCAAATTCGGTGCTTTCCAGGTTCAGAACTCATTTCAATCATCACACTATGATTTCGTGTCAGTGAAAAACCACTTCAGGTTTGAAGTGAACACGCATGCCAAGGACATCAAGCGGTCtgatttttcctggaaaagctgtgggCCGCATTTACTACTATGCAGGGTCATCATTTCTGCTATCACTGACCTAACTGTTGTGCAGATTTCCAGATATGGTTTCCAGCTATTGACAGCTGCACTGAGAGTGCACCAGGAAGAGAGTGGATGAATGAGGCACTtgctctggtttatttttagtgATACTGTATGATCTGTGGCAGTGTAAGTAAGCTGAACCAAGGAGCAGATGGTAGTCTCAGGCCTAAATGAGTACACAGGGGGGACACAATTTAGGAGAGACAGTCTTAAATTTTCATCTGTCACAGGTCAAGGAGCAAGGTAATCAGTGGGTGATATACTGAAAGGTCCCTGTGTGCCAGAGGCTTCGATGTTTCTTTTCATTGCTTGGCTACGTTGCTGGTAACATACAGCAATCAGTACTTTGAAGCTGTTTCATAAAACCTGTGAGTTCTGTTGGATAAAGGGCTATTTTGCCCTGTTCTTTAAAAACTGGGGTCTATCCTCCACATCCTGGGTTTTTCTGTACTTGATGTGCAACAGCATACCAAAAGTATGGATTCAAAGCTCAAAAGCTTGGAAATCATCACCTCTGACTGTCTCACATGTGCACCACCTGCCCAGGCATTCTCCTGCGTGTGTGACCGACCCTCCACCAAAAACACACCTCCAAGCCTGACAGTGAAAGCCAAGCaaggaggagggatggagtCACACTGGGAAGAAGCCCTTGCAAGCACCACCTTGCAGTGTGAGACCAGCTCTGCTGCGGCTTCCCAGCGCGCTCAGGGAACTGGAAACGGTCCAGCAGCAAACACCTTCGGCGTTCACGACgagagagagggagagctcGCTGCCAGCTGCACAGAAGGACCAGGGAGCAGCTCTTTGTCCCTGCATCTTCCAACTTCCATGGGagcactgccagctgctgctgggaaggggctgaatAGGCTTGTGCAGGCCAGGGAACAGGAATTATGCCCTCCACACAGAGGAGGAGAGTAAGGCCAGAGGCCCTGAATATAAGCCTGGAATGTATTTAATTGAGGGCAAGCAAGCCCAGCGGGGAATGATAAGTGTGTGCCTGCCCATCCTCAGCAGGAGAGTGACATTTTGGAGGCAAATGAGGGGGGGGACAAAGGAAGTAGGGTAGGGAATAATTACCACCAAGGACCACTCGCAACAGAATAGTGCTATTGGGTTACATATAAGCAGCATGCCCAGCATATCCCTCATCCAACAAAAGCAGCATTACCAGCCCCTCTTGTCATCACCTGCTTAAGTCAACTGCTGAACGGATACTATTAAAGCTTTAATCCATTACACATTTATGTTATGCCTGAGAAATTTATACCACAAGAAGCACTGAGCCCAGCAAGGGTCAAACCTGGGAGTTTTACACACTCCACTGATTATATTCACATACTCAGAAGAAACCATTTAGCTGAAGAAATTAATACGAAGGGGGCAGCAGCCaatccccagcacagcttggCCAGGGTGgctcccagag
This genomic interval carries:
- the NTMT2 gene encoding N-terminal Xaa-Pro-Lys N-methyltransferase 2 isoform X2, whose translation is MQFYARAKHFYREVPATEEGMMGDYIELSNTDVESSREFLRKFVGGVGKAGTSRALDCGSGIGRISKHVLLPVFKSVELVDMMENFLAEVPNYLQGKEDRVEMYYCKSLQEFTPAPQRYDVIWIQWVSGYLTDKDLLEFLIRCQDGLKDNGVIILKDNVAREGCTLDCLDSSVIRDLNILHSLIEMSGLTVLREERQEGFPEQCVPVWMLAMQKGPGHS